GCGGAGAAGAGGTCCTGGTTGTCGCCGCCCAGGAAGTTCTTCATCACCACCACCGGTGCCAGGGCATCGGTGGCACCCAGGGGCAGATTCAGTACAGCCCGAAGGTGCTGCTCAAACTGGCTTGTTACCGACCCGTCCTGCGTCCAGTGCCCCGTGTTGTGCGGCCGCATCGCGAGTTCATTGATCAGGAAGCCCGCCCCAGTTCCAGGCGTCTCGAAGAGTTCCACGGCCAGGACGCCAGTGACTCCAAGTTCGTTGGCGATCCGCAGTGCGGCGTCCTCCGCTGCGGCAGCAACCTCCACCGGGATATCGAGGGCAGGGGCAATGACTTCGTCGCAGACGCCGTCCACCTGGACAGTGTGAACTACGGGCCACGCCCGGGCTTCGCCGTCAGGCGTCCGTGCAACCAGCGCGGACAGTTCGCGGGTGAATTCCACTTTTGCTTCTGCGAGGAGGGGGCTCATGGCCTCGAACCAGCTGCTGGTTTCGGCGGCCTCTTCCGGGGAGGAGATGATCCGTACGCCCTTGCCGTCGTAGCCGCCGCGCGGCATCTTCAGCACCACGGGCCAGCCGGTTTGCTCACCAAAGCTGACGAGCGCGGCCACGTCGGAAACGGAAGCCCAGGCGGGATTCGGCAGTTCCAGGCGGTCGATGGCGGCGCGCATTACGAGTTTGTCCTGGGCATGGACGAGGGCATCCGGCCCGGGCTGGACATTGACGCCGGCTTCCTGCAGGGCCCGGAGATGGGCTGTGGGAACGTGCTCGTGGTCGAACGTCATCACATCCAAGCCCTTGGAGAATTCCAGCAGGGCCTGGAAGTCCTTGTAGTCGCCCACCGGCGAGGAGGACACTGCCGGGACGGCGGAAACGTCGTCACTTTCGGCAAGGACGCGGAGTTCGAAGCCGAGTGCTGTTGCCGCTGGGGCCATCATTCGCGCGAGCTGGCCGCCGCCAACCACACCTATTACTGGAAAAGTCACATGGGCCAGCCTACCGAAAACCGCCCCGTATCCCGCCTTCGGGACGCGGGAGCGGCTGAGTTTTTCGGTGCGCGGGCCCTCAGGTGAAGCAAGTTAGGGGAGCTGCCATGCAGCTTCGGGGGCTAAAATAGGGCTTTGGCCGTGTGGCCCATTGTTTCAACGGCCATGGAGGGTCATGTTTAGCGCACTTGCAGAACGTATCCGGGGACTCGCCTCGCTTTTCTGGCGTGAGGTGGCCAAGTTCGGTGCCGTGGGCGGTGTGGCATTCGTCATCGATAATGGCCTCACGTATTACCTCATGCACGGGCCGATGTCAGACAGCGAGGCCAAGGCCCGGTTTGTGGGTGCCTCGGTGGCCACCATCTTTTCCTGGATTGCGAACCGCCTCTGGACCTTCCGGCACCGCCGGCAGGCGAACGTGCTGCGCGAGTTCCTGATGTTCATCCTCATCAACGGCATCGGCATCGGGATCTCCACCGGGTTCACCGCCCTTGCCAAGTACGGACTTGGCGTCACGGACAAGAACCTGCTGTTCTTCGCCGGAGTTGCAGGCATCCTGGTAGCTACAGTGGTCCGGTTCTTCGCCTACCGGTTCCTCGTGTTCAACCAGGAACTGGATCAGGAACCCGAATTCTCGCACGACCACGAGCTCATCGAAATCCACCATGGCAAGGGTTCAGGTACAGCCGCCGATGTGGCGGAGCCCGAATCCTTTGCCGGGGACCCTGCCCAGCCCAAAAAGTAGGGGTGGCAGCCCCAAAAGCAGGGTGGCAGCCCCAACAATCAAGGGTGGCAGCCCCAAGCAGCAGGGGCGCCGAGTGGGAGCCGTCTGTTCAGCTGCCGTGGATGCGTTCCGCGGCAAGCAGCTTCCCGGTGTCCGCCACATCCGGGTGCGTGAGCACCACTGAACCTCCGCCGCGCCAGGCGCCCAGCGCATTGGCCAAGGCGGCCTCGAGCCCGTCGCTGCCCGGGACGTGCAGCCGGACCCCGTCTTCATGGCTCACTGCGAAGCTGTTCAAAAGATCCTCGTGGAGATGCCGGCGCCCGTCGGATGCGACGATGGCGCAGGCCGACGGATCGGGGTCGGCATGCTGCATAAAAAAATCCGCGTGGGAGCGCACCTCCGCAGCGTAATCCAGGAAGCCGGCCGGAAGTCCGCCGTCCCACCGCATGGCGAGGGCCGGCAGCGCAACTGCCACTACGGCGTCGTAATTTCCGGTAACTGACTCCGGCGCGGCGGTGGCCAGGAAGTCGGCCCCGTCCCCGTTGAGCACAGTCTCCAGGCCGAGTTGCCAGGCGGCCAACGCCCAGACCATGGCTTTCCAGTGGACCGGAAGGTCCAGCGCCAGCCGCATGCCGGGCCCGGCGTCCAGCTCGTCCTGGAGGAGGTTGCTGGTCTTGGCCACCCAGTTGTCCAGGACCTTTCCGGACAATTCCACCCGCTCGGCGTCAGGGCCGTACCAAGTGAGCCGCGGGGCTGTGGAGTTGCCGGAACGAAGACTGGTCATCAAGTCGATTGCGGGGGTCGTCATGGCTCAATCCTGCCATCCGCTGATCCGCGGGTCACCCGTTGCTTCGCACCGCTTCTTCGGTTCGCGGAACGTGTGATATTTGTCACTTGTGGTACTAAGCCTACTTGCTATTTGCGGGCGGAGCGGCTATTTTCCGCGAAAGTATGCGCCTTTTGATGTTCCCGCGCCCCCATTTCGCTTCCTGGGGGCCGGCGGCGAGCCGGAGTCGGTGAAAAACTCGGGCGTGGCGTTCGAAACTTCCTAGGTTTTACTGATTATTATCCGGGCAGCGGCTTGACTCACCCTAGTTACACGCGTGTAATTAGATAACTAAAGGCAACTGCGTAAATACCGGCACACAACCGAGTGTCCACGTATCCAGGCAGTAGCTGCAACATCAGGAGGGTCGCCATGGGGCAAGCAGAGCGTATCCAGGAAGATGCCGTCGTGGCCGGTCAGGCGTCGGCGAAATATCGTGCACGGGGGGTGCCAAGCGATTGGTACGTTGACCCGGCCGATCCTGATGCGGCAGAACGGTACAACACAAACAACAAGGACTTACTCCAGGACCAGGCCACGGCATTCCTCGCCGCGCATGAAGCCCTCCTGGACGGCGGTGAGGACCCCGAGGACGAGCTTGACCCACCCATGGAACTGGCGGCGCCCGGAACTTCCCAGCCGGTCTGGATCGGTCTGCCCTTCCAACAGGACTTTGGCGACGAAGGCGAACTTGGCTGGCAGTCGGACGCCTTGTGCGCCCAAACAGACCCCGAGGCATTCTTCCCCGAAAAGGGCGGATCCACCCGCGATGCGAAAAAGGTGTGCGGTGCCTGCAACGTGCGGTCGCAATGCCTTGAGTACGCCCTGGCGAACGACGAGCGGTTCGGCATCTGGGGAGGCCTTTCCGAGCGCGAGCGCCGGCGGCTAAGGAAGCGAGCAATCTAATTCATCAGGATGTCCACGTCACTGCCGTTGTGGTTGCCCACAACGGCAGTGCCTATCTCCCCAGAACCTTGGCAGCACTGGCGGACCAGAGCCGGCCGGCAGACTACGTCATCGGAGTCGACGCCGGTTCACGCGACGATTCGGAGGTCCTCCTTCAGCGGGCTTTGGGTGTGGCACACGTTGTAAGCCACCGCGGGAAGCACGGCATGGGCGCTGCGGTAAACGCAGGCCTCGCCCAGCTCGCACCCTCGCGGCGCGAGGCAGCCACTGGCAGTTCGGAGTGGATCTGGCTGCTTCACGACGATGCCGCGCCCGGCCCGGAAGCCCTGGCTGAACTTCTCACGGCCGTTGAACGTGCCCCCTCTGTCACCGTCGCCGGCTGCAAGCAGTTGGATTGGCACGCCGAACGCCAGTTGATCGATGTCGGCCTTTCAACGAGCCGTTGGGCGGAACGGCTGACCCTGATTGACGCCGATGAACTGGACCAGGGGCAATACGACGGCCGCACCGATACCTTTGCGGTGAATTCAGCAGGCATGCTGGTCCGGCGGGACGTCTGGGAGCAGCTGGGCGGCTTCGACCCCGCCCTGCCGGGCAGCGGCGACGACGTTGACTTCTGCTGGCGCAACCGGCTGGCCGGACACCGGGTGGTGGTTGTCCCCGCAGCCAGGATGTTCCACGTGGCGCACCGGCCGAACGCCCTGGGGAACGCTGCTGCAGCCCGAAAGGCCCAGGTCCATCTGCGCCTGAAGCATGCACCGCTGTGGATGGTGCCGGTCCACGCGGCAGCTGCCCTGCTGGGAAGCATCTTCAAATTCGTGCTCAGCATTGCCGTCAAGGATCCCGGGCACGGCATCACGCAGCTCGTAGCGACCTTCGCTGCGCTGGGCAGGCCCAGCGCAGTCATCAAGGCCAGGCGGACAGCCCGGAAGACGCGCCGGATCAGGCGCTCCGTCATCCGCAAACTGCAGACACCGAGGCGGGAGGTCTGGAGCCACCGGCGTTCGCTCATGGAAGCCCTGGGTTCGGACACCAACGCGGTTGACGACCT
This genomic interval from Arthrobacter sp. SLBN-100 contains the following:
- a CDS encoding GtrA family protein encodes the protein MFSALAERIRGLASLFWREVAKFGAVGGVAFVIDNGLTYYLMHGPMSDSEAKARFVGASVATIFSWIANRLWTFRHRRQANVLREFLMFILINGIGIGISTGFTALAKYGLGVTDKNLLFFAGVAGILVATVVRFFAYRFLVFNQELDQEPEFSHDHELIEIHHGKGSGTAADVAEPESFAGDPAQPKK
- a CDS encoding TIGR03089 family protein, with the translated sequence MTTPAIDLMTSLRSGNSTAPRLTWYGPDAERVELSGKVLDNWVAKTSNLLQDELDAGPGMRLALDLPVHWKAMVWALAAWQLGLETVLNGDGADFLATAAPESVTGNYDAVVAVALPALAMRWDGGLPAGFLDYAAEVRSHADFFMQHADPDPSACAIVASDGRRHLHEDLLNSFAVSHEDGVRLHVPGSDGLEAALANALGAWRGGGSVVLTHPDVADTGKLLAAERIHGS
- a CDS encoding 5-(carboxyamino)imidazole ribonucleotide synthase, whose product is MTFPVIGVVGGGQLARMMAPAATALGFELRVLAESDDVSAVPAVSSSPVGDYKDFQALLEFSKGLDVMTFDHEHVPTAHLRALQEAGVNVQPGPDALVHAQDKLVMRAAIDRLELPNPAWASVSDVAALVSFGEQTGWPVVLKMPRGGYDGKGVRIISSPEEAAETSSWFEAMSPLLAEAKVEFTRELSALVARTPDGEARAWPVVHTVQVDGVCDEVIAPALDIPVEVAAAAEDAALRIANELGVTGVLAVELFETPGTGAGFLINELAMRPHNTGHWTQDGSVTSQFEQHLRAVLNLPLGATDALAPVVVMKNFLGGDNQDLFSAFPLALASEPAAKVHCYGKSVRPGRKIGHVNLAGTSTAEVESVRRRAAVVAGIIRDGRVPAEEPPAIFEENA
- a CDS encoding WhiB family transcriptional regulator, coding for MGQAERIQEDAVVAGQASAKYRARGVPSDWYVDPADPDAAERYNTNNKDLLQDQATAFLAAHEALLDGGEDPEDELDPPMELAAPGTSQPVWIGLPFQQDFGDEGELGWQSDALCAQTDPEAFFPEKGGSTRDAKKVCGACNVRSQCLEYALANDERFGIWGGLSERERRRLRKRAI